Genomic window (Culex pipiens pallens isolate TS chromosome 3, TS_CPP_V2, whole genome shotgun sequence):
ATCAACATTGTTCTTCTATTTGCCAATCCCCCCGGAGGAACGATTTTCCCGGAGGAAGCGATTGCTCGTTCGCCTACTTTGGCCCCCGTTTGTTTTACACACCCCGTCTCTGATGTCATCTCCCCTGCGGGAAGATACGCAAAGAGAAGAACCATACTTCGGATATGATCGCGGTTCTTTGTCTGGTGACCGCTTGCAGTATCTTCGATAGCATCCGCCGTCAGCTGGTCTGTGGGATTTGAAGAGGGATGCTTCGGAACCGGTTTCTTTCAGAAATCTCTTCCTCTTATGCTTTCAGACGCCGTTGCCGTGTCGGCTCATAGTCCACCATCTCATCGGGCTGTCAAGTGTTCCGGAAAGCATTTCTTCCCGGTCGCTCAGTCATGTACCAAGATGGAGAAATCTAAACCTAAACTCGGCCTTTCGTTCGGCAGTACTGGAAACACCGGTCAAAACAGATCCATGCTGATTTTCAGGGCTGCAAGAGGAAGAGTTCGCTCATCCGTGATCGCGGGATGGTCGAAATGAAGACGGAACATGCCGGAACCGTTATAAAATCTATGTTCCGATCGCCTACACCTTGGGTTTTCAATTTACTTTTATCCGCCAAAATCATTGTTATTGTTTACCATCTGTCAACTCAAGGTTGAAAAGTGCACGGTGGGAATGATCACTCAAATTTTCGTTAAAGTATTGACCAATATATTGATATCGGCGTCAATATGTTAACGAATGGTAAAAACTTTGACTCTGTACACCCCCTaggtttaactccatgttgcacgcacacactctcacttttaatttctcgataacaAACAAATGTACTACCCAATTCTCACATTGGAACCTGTTTTAACAACTGTCAATGCATACATTTTGACAGTTCgtgatacagtggactctctcgttctcgatattgaagggaccgtcgagagagggagttatcaaattatagaacggaaaatcaaagcaatcttcttgaagggactgaaaatgttattgacagctggagcaatattgatatcaagaagatcgacagccagagagtccactgtataaacattgaaaaatatttttaacggccaaatttaaaaaaataaataaaattaaattgtttaacGGAAAacggaaatccatttttttatgaaaacattgcCTGTATAAAATTTTAGCTTTGTTTAAATAATTGATaggaaagttatttttttttaattttattaatttttcgacTGAAGAAATCTTATTTAAGGTTACCTAATTTTTGATGgccatttttgttatttcacaatacaaatcacaaaaaatctaaattctgacatttcaaataaaaaacagcagaaaaaaaatctatatttgaaaaaaatcaagaaaatgaaaaagcaGTACTttaatttgtagaaaaaaatttgtcactatttatataaaattctttaaatttgaaaatacatattccataaaataaaaaaaaagttttttgattaaataatgattaaaaaaatctaaaactgcaAAACTACAAACACAACCTCTTTGAAATTtgcgtggtgattattgcattcgatcgtcATTTCTCGTCTCACGATCGATAGTAAGATTACGACAGATTACgacttaggggaaatataccatttctattcaaacacctatcttcgtcatatggagagtttgatgctcgattaaagctaaaaaaatactatttaggctgtaaacttaccagcaacagcaccgcctcgagtaagcacgcaaatgtatgccacttactggccaaaaagatcaaatttaatgcacttttggtcataatttctattttgcgagaccatttctcatcattttggtggcacacacatccacacgcaagatcagagtttaactgcttaacgaaagtcgccatcaatatcctttcacttgcgctaacgatttcaaagcgcttaagatataaaattgcttccaactaccggcaacatgttcttttgaccgttacttagtcactcacttgaaaaataatcccgaaacatgtaaatcattagcaagcaccatcaaaaaaacaaacgcgccaagtcttttgacgtttcaatcttGATGACCCATTCCAAGCGAagcctgaagaaaaccgagcgagagacaaAGGCAAATAAagtagagagcctggatcttattagagaacggacatctcaaaccaaaagtaccaatcgaagcacgagaactgtcaaacggaggtaccaatcgagcataagacaaagaattttgctcgattggtacctccgtttgacagttctcgtgcttcgattggtacttttggtttgagatgtccgttctctaataagatccaggctctctaaaataaagaacaaagggtggccaccaacaccaccagcagcgcagccagcgatgccagcaaactttctctataaatgctacttttcgtgagtgttcgctcaaaatttcatgaattttggcagcacgaagcagacccaaacgaacgttggaagaaaaaaagaactaagctgaaaatagaaaaatgggcgtggcccaatgcacacgactgattagaatgcgtttttgaaatatttttttaaaatgcttgtaaaagaaatagcataacttttaataaaagtgaaaataaacagaaatgttcacaaaaagttgctctactcgttggtgtacttggttttactgaatttcaaggaacactccagattatccagcatcattcaaacacgaccgcttattaggcttaaaatgggtttatttcccctaccatcgacaaattacgatcggAATTTTTGACTATTGAGAAATGCCGATCGtggatcgagaaattacgatcgaaatttgtaatacagtggactctctcgttgttgatattgaagggaccgtcgagagcgggagttatcaaattatagaacggaaaatcaaagcaatctatttgaagggactgaaaaatttattgacagctggagcaatattgacatcgagaagatcgacagccagagagtccactgtagcatttttttttaaatatttcaaaattccagaaaataaaaaaatatgaatttaaaaaagaaatcaaattttaaaaaatagaaaatctaaaacttttccaaagttgtaaaataaaaaaaatcattttttttaaaaagattcaatttttttaagaattcaaaaacagaaaataaaaaaaaatcaaaacctataaaaaattaaaaaatttgaatacctataaaaaatttgacaaattaaaaaaaaataagattttcaaaagttcaattttttagttttaaatatttaagaaaaataaaaaaaataaaaaaagtcaaaaacctcaaaaaaatatttttttttattttaaggatttaaaaaaaataaatttcaaacaattttaagcatttaaaaaaaattcaaacaattttaaacatttaaaataatttacaacaatttcaaatttcaaaaaaaaggtctaaattttaaaaattaaaaaaaaatcaaaatcattggaaaatttggaaaaaaatttaaaaaaatttaatttcaaaaaaatgtctgaatttgcgatttaaaaaaaagttgattaaattttggatttttttaaaacctttttttaattttttgaattttttcgattctttttaattttttttttaattttttagtttgcGGATAAGGGGCCGTCTATAAGCCAAGTGAGGAGGTGGTGGTGTTTGGCAATGGCCACGctccatagaaaaaaaaaggttaaacctataaacctataaaaaaataaaaaatttgaatacctataaaaaatttcacaaatttaaaaaaaaattaagattttcaaaagttcaatttttttagttttaaaagtttaagaaaaataataaaaataaaaaaaacgtcaaaaacctcaattttttttttattttaaggatttaaaaaaaaataatttcgaacaattttaagcatttaaaaaaattaaaacaattttaaacatttaaaataatgttcaacaatttcaaatttcaaaaaaaggtctaaattttaaaaatttaaaaaaaatcaaaatctttggaaaatttggaaaaaaattaaagaaaattaatttaaaaaaaattgtctgaatttgcgatttaaaaaaaagttgataaaattttggatttttttaaacctttttttaattttttgaattttttcgattcttttttattttttttaaatttttgagtttgcGGATAAGGGGCCGTCCATAAGCCAAGTGAGGAGGTGGTGGTGTTTGGCAATGGCCACGCTCCATAGAAAAAAAGGTATGAGAACTATGAACAAACGTCCACTAGGGGGAAGAAAGgttgtctgaaaaaaaaaatgtatacatacatGGTTTCATTGGCCTCTGAGAGATATGGATGGACCACGTGGTCACTCTTCTAGGAatctctttttaaaaattaaagagccctaattaattaaattaaaaaaaatgttttttttttactgaagaatttttaactttatatttaattttgaaaataaaaattgcaaaaaaaaagaattttaaatccgtaaattaaaatttcttattCTACTTTCTAAGGCGTCATCcacgaagcattttttttttttcgagaatatcATGACCTCcctctttctctttttttatttcaaaagttcgTCATAAGTCCTTTTTTCTAAATCTAGTAGGTAGGTTCTATAACCCGTAACCCACCCACCCGTCTCGCATCAATCCTTACCGCCAGATACTCCGCACAGTCGACCTTCCCGGCAAACAGATCCACCGTTTTCCACTGCTTCTCCTTCTCAGCGTAAAACTCGATCCACACGTCCGTCTTGCTCGCGACCGCCGAGTTCGAGATGTCCGCTTCCTTATCCACAACTTCTACCTTCTTCTTGCCCTTCCTCGCCGGCGCCGACTTTTTCTTCTTCACCTCTGGCGTCTCCGATCGAACTCGCGTCCGCTTCGCCGCCACCCTCTTCCTCTTATCGCCGACCGGTTCAAAGTCACTGTCGTCCGATTCGGGGTCCGCCTTGGCGGTGCTTTTCGCCTTGCGCTTCTTGCTCAACGCCGGCGAAGATTGCGATTTGGGTGGTTCCGATTCCGAATCGGACGAAAGAATTTGATTCTTCGTTGGTTTGGGCTTTTTGACGGGTTCCGCTTCCGGTTCGACGGTTTTGGTCGTCGTGAAGAGTTTGCGCTTGGAGACTCGTCCCGGTTGTTTGGTGATCTGCTTTGAAGTCGTCGCCTGCGGCGTGTTGGTGTTGCGTTTGGTGAAGGGCAGGTCGTTGGAGGTTTCCAGCTTCGCTGCCTTATCGTGACTACGAAGATTACGTCTTCGGGGTGAGCTGGCTGGTATGTCGTCCATACCGTCCAGCTGCGGGATGTTGAGCGTGTTCAGAGCCTTTCGGGAAGCGTTTCGAGGTGAAGCGCGAGCTTTGAGGATACTCTTTCGCGTTTTTGGATTCTCCTTGGAAGGACTTGGTGTGGCCGATTTGGGTTCTGCGCCCAGGAGTTCCGGTTCGGGGCTGAAGCGCAGCTTGCGCGATTGTTCGTCGGCTTTGGCCGTTTGCGATCGGGAGCGGCTTCGAGTCTTCACTTCAAGTTTCTCGACTAGTACTTTTGGAATTCGCGACGATCTGGCAGGTTTCTTGTCCGAGGAGGTTTCAGCGGTTTCGTTAGTCTTCACGTCCAGTTTCTCGATTAATACCTTAGGAACTCGCGAAGATTTTGCAGGTTTCTTGTCCGATTGCTTCTCTTCGACCTCTTCCTTAGCTTCTTCCTTCACTTCAACGGTTGTATCCTCTTCCTTCACGCTCGTATCAACCGTCGAGTCCTCGCCGCTCCGAACTTTACCCTTGAACTCACGCTCGAACTGCTCAATCAGCTGGCGCTCGGAAATCGGGCAAAGATCTTTCATGGCCGGTCGTTTCGGTGGGGCGTTCGCGGAAATGACCAGTCTGCAGTGAATTCCAGCAGCTCGCAGACAGGCCAGAAACAGCAGAACGTAGTTACGCTTGCAGGACACCTTTCGCGTGAACAGCTCCAAGGCAAGGGTGAACTTCAAGCTGGACTGCTTCTCCCCCAGCATCTGCTGGCTCGTGAGTTGGAACGTGTCTTTGAACCAACTCATCAGCTGATCGACAAACTTCAAGTCGACCTTCCCCTTGAGCATGCACTGCTTGGCCTGCATACAGGACAGCATCATCGCCTGAACCCTTCCCGAGCCTACAATCTCGTTCAGTTTGCGACCTTCGGCGATACAGCAAAGAACGCTGCTCTTGTGGTAAGCCAGCTGTTTCTCCCGCTTGACCTTGTTGATTTGCCGCTTAATGTACAGCTCCATCTCGATCTCTTCCCACCGCTTCTTCTTCGACTTGGTCCCCTCGACCTCAACCGTGATCTGATAGTCAGCATCACCAGCTGCTTTCCCCTCCGAAGCCTGACTCTTCCGTGCCTCCTCAACTTCCTCCCAATCCGATTCTTCACTCTCAATGCCCGGTTGGCTGGCCTGGCCCATTTTCCCGGGTGAAGCTCCAACCTCAGCCTCACCCAGAgccaataaatttgaaacatcTTCGTCCTTGCCCTCCTGCGACTCCTTCGTCTGGTAGTTCTTCAGCATGTCCTTCGCTTCCTGAATCTTCTTGTTGAACTCTCCCAAATTGTTAAAGTTCATAAACCCGCTCGACGATTCGTTAATCTTGCTGATCAGCTGATCCGCGGCCAGCTTCGGAATCGACGCCGGAAGTTTGCCTTCACTCGCCTCCTCCCCGTCCGAGCTATCCGACAAGTTCATGCCGGCGTTACAGTCAAACTGTGGCACCGCCACAGCCCGCTCCTCCAGCTTCTCTTGCCGATTGAAGAAATCCGAGTTCAAGTCCAGCTTTTCCGGGTTTATCAAATGCTCATCGCCACTGCTCTCGGACTCGTCGTTCCGTGCAACGGGCTTCAACCTGTTCGGTTCCGCCTgagatgctgaaaagtttttcttcttttgaaaTTGACAACTTTTAAGAATGTCCGACACGCTCGAGTTCAACGGTGGCAGCTCCGGATCCCTCTCTTTCAACAGGTACTTCTTGGTGCGCGAATACAGCTCATCGCGGGTCTTCGGGGACATCCGCTTCTTCTTAGCAGGCTGCTTGGGAGATCCCTTCCCGGACCTCTTAACCTTCGCCTTCTTCGTAGCCACGACGCTTTCGTCACTTCCAGACCCATCCCCGCTAgggtcctcctcctcctcatcttCATCAACCTCTGCCGACTCCTCCCCGTCGGATTCCGTCCCACCCTTCTTCCTCTTGTCCCCCGGCAGCCATTCGTCCTCGCTGGCGGAAAAGTCCGCCCCACTTTCCTCCACCTCCTCACTCTCAAAATCATCGTCACTGTTGGCCGGCGGTGTGGCCACCTTCTTCTTCACGGTCACGCTGCGACGGGCGCGGTTCATTACGACGGGTAAAACTAGGACACAAAACAccggaaaacataaaaaaatataacaaacgaCGCAGTTTCACATCGCACCACTATGCGCAGCTTGCTTTGCAAGATGTTTTATGTTGCGAAAACATGTGAAATCCTGACTGATTGAGTGTTACCCACCAGAGTTCATGCGGTGTTTGGCGCCAAACTTGCCTGTCCTGATGAGTGGGTGCAACTAGCTGCACTGAGACAATTTTCATTGCAGAATCTATCAAATTGTACACTCAAAgtcaaaagtatcatttttcaagttcacccgtcgtcacacttttaaaagggtatcgaaaatgtactgattttgacatatccctgtttgaaaaatgtcgcacgtcgtacgagttgtcgcacggttttgattttaccgtttcgatatcgattggtcgaaaggacgacaaacgtgcgacaaacactcgacatgctcgacattgttttttccatcgatttaccttcaattcgacgtcgattatcgtcgacgcaaacagtttgacagttctcttcagttgaTCTTGTTCGGACTTGATCAAATCAGAAAAACAATATTGTTGTAAAGGTTCGTGAGGATTTTGGCTGGTTGATTGGTAAGTTGTGTtcctttttttgctggaaagttCCGGCCGGAGTGGGCGAGCGGCTAAATCATAACATTATGTTCCAGATTTCCTGATTTCAGCCTTCGCGACGGTGGAAGAGAACGTGAAACATCGTTAACCCGGCGGATCATGCCAGAAGATGGGACGGGAAGGAACCGGTCTGCGATCGGAAGCGGATTGGGGTGAGTCGTGTTTTTTTAAACGGTGGAGGTGTGCCGGGAGGAAAAAAGAGGACGATGGAAATGTGCGTGGGGGAGGACAGGAGGGGGATCCAAACCTAATGCAATTACAAATtctaaacaataaaataattaaaaaaaataattcttgaattcttcaattctacgagccaaaactttttttaaatcttaaacacaaaaattctgaaattctttacTTCTGAAATTCtagtattcaaaaattttacaataataaagtaaaaattataaaactctaaaattctgaaacctGGCTCAACTCGAGAGGGCAGCATGAAGtttgtgggagtagcgaacagctctaattctccatacaaactttgcagaaaacccattcggctctgtccaaatatttttgaaatttttgaaaaatacaaagtaAACATGTTTTTGGGGTCCCCTTGAGTTAAGCCTGCGCAGAaactttgttggtcggtgttatttataaaatcataaaattataaataaattaataaataattaaataattttattataaattattaaactattaaatgattaaattattaaatgattaagctattaaatgattaaattattaaattattaaattattaaattattaaactattaaatgattaaattattaagggtgcacagcaacgaaggaagttgttgtcttcttattccaaaattgtcaaacttacgaacccaatcctgcaataacgggattgtaaaattaatcaaactttgttgtaaattgctttgtggacagtactttaggggatgaataagaaaatatttcgatagtactaCAGGCACTGAAGATACTACattgtctgtaacaaaaatctgggtgcaaaagctatggttgatgtgcaccgttaaatgattaaattattaaattattaaatcattaaataattaagttattaaattattaaattattaaaatattaaattattaaattattaaattattaaattattaaattattaaattattaaattattaaattattaaattattaaattattaaattattaaattattaaattattaaattattaaattattaaattattaaattattaaattattaaattattaaattattaaattattaaattattaaattattaaattattaaattattaaattattaaattattaaattattaaattattaaattattaaattattaaattattaaattattaaattattaaattattaaattattaaattattaaattattaaattattaaattattaaattattaaattattaaattattaaattattaaattattaaattattaaattattaaattattaaattattaaattattaaattattaaattattaaattattaaattattaaattattaaattattaaattattaaattattaaattattaaattattaaattattaaattattaaattattaaattattaaattattaaattattaaattattaaattattaaattattaaattattaaattattaaattattaaattattaaattattaaattattaaattattaaattattaaattattaaattattaaattattaaattattaaattattaaattattaaattattaaattattaaattattaaattattaaattattaaattattaaattattaaattattaaattattaaattattaaattattaaattattaaattattaaattattaaattattaaattattaaattattaaattattaaattattaaattattaaattattaaattattaaattattaaattattaaattattaaattattaaattattaaattattaaattattaaattattaaattattaaattattaaattattaaattattaaattattaaattattaaattattaaattattaaattattatattattaaattattaacttattaaattattaaactattgaatcgaaaatttgacaaacacaaaattattatctacaattcttaaattttattaattcttatgttttgaaattcttaatttctaaaattcttaacttctagaaattttaaataatttgaatattttcgacaGGTATCAAATAggagaaattctcgtatgtttagcaaaataagcactcgctcctgattccatccaatttacttattttaactattcaaacaactaatttttcaaaacttttgatagaaacttgcttgctcacttcttattggccGATTTATCTTGGATTTAtcgtttgatttcagttgaaaacgctttttatgagctgtaattgaatgtcaaagtgctgatatggcaacattaaaggcacgctggaattagatgccaTTATCAATACTAAGACCTGGAAAAAAGAACAAACTTGCGGCCGAGTACAACCTTTGAGTGAAAGCGATGGAGGTGAACGAACTACTCACGGGGCAGCACACGAATTCTACCGGATTGGCCATCATCAagcgaaatttggaaaattgtgaCAATTTCCcgtaagagtggcatattagccgtttggtttttcgcatcggcagccaaatctaaacaTTATTTCTGTGAAATTCAAggttcagaagatgcgttggaacatcctctacaatctggtgctaatatctcgtttttgccaaaagtggatattagccgttttttcaatggtgggcagaatagatatcaataaaaatcagcaaaacaacaaataaaatgaattttatttcgaaaataacctaaaaattccgaaatgacagcacacgacaatagcacgacatcctaaataacaaaaccgtgcgacgtcggtcgaatgtcgtacgacaatgtcgaacaatttcgatgatcgatcgcacgacaaatacgacattttggtgcaaaaacgtatgacattcgtgcgaatgtcgcacgacattggcgtgcgacgtcgtacgattgcacgtacgacaaacgacggacgtcggacggacttttcagtcagggatACCCTTTTGAAAGGTTGACGCCCAAGGGGGTTGACACTCGGTCATTCTGGAATAATTCCGGGTTAATTCTGGAATGACTGGAATGACGAGGATGATTCTGGCAAAAATGAGCAAGTGTAGATAATAGTGTGGCTGTCATAATATTTATCTTTcagaatcaaaacatttgttggtgCTGGGTGCTTTGGAAGGGGAGTCTGCGGTTGTTCTGTGGACCGTGCCGTTTAGATCCGGAAAAACGACTGGACTGACATGTTTTGGCCTACACTCAAGCATTATGCGCAAGACATTATTGTTGTGTTTGATAGAAACATTTGTTGACAAGATCGCACCAATATGTACATTATGACGGTGAATTGGAAAGTCTCCGGAGAACTTGCTCAATACGAACTCGACGGTCGAGCTCATCAACGGCCAGACCGAGCGGCAGTTACAGCCGCCGTTTTTGCTGTACCGTAACGAGCGGTCGCCGGTCACGAGTCCAAGGCttaatggaaaattaattttacttttcttttcctaaaatgaagcttagattgctgatattattgtttacagcgataaagcttattttctgagtacaatgaccctttgtacacacacaaaaatattaccgtaatgacaaaagtaacttattttttatttaataagttGCCAAAATTAGCTTGAgggaatgtttttttcttgtttaaaaaacGAAAACTTTTACTGGCGAGGTTGTACCTAAAAATTTACATCGGGCTTTaccacagagtaatccagaggaCGCAGTCCGAACAAAAGTCATCGAATTTTGTGGCTGCGTTACGAGCTTACCCTTTGGTATCGTAGCTGCGTTATgcgtttcctgatgaatattttcATCATAGTAAACTcaggttttttttcgatttgtttgttttgacaagTGCTGAGCATGGAATGACatggattttaaaattgtcaATCTTTCTTTAGAACATTTAAAAGAACTTGGGGAGCTGTAAACTTCTAGCAACTGTTAGAAGACGACCTCATGTGAAGTTTTTGGGATCTTTGTGATGAACCTTTTAATCAGAGCCGTACGCCCAAGGGGTCATTTAATCCTCCTCATAACGCTGAAGTTTACAATGAATCAACATCCCCGTTGAACCAGCTCAGCCGAACCAAAATAGTCGACTAAAATTGTGCTAGAACTGTTGGATGTTGCTTCCATCCTGAAAGCACAGGGCCTATGCGTACTTCAACCAGGTGGCCATGAACGCCAACGGTGGAATCTGCAGGCACTGGGCCAATGCTTCAATTCAGCCCAGTATGAGGATTATAAACTAAAGTATATTAAAAGCAAAAAGCTTCCATCGACACATATATTTCTTGTATGATCCGTTACTCCccaaagaaattaattagaaaTATTAAATAGGTAAATTCGACAATCTGTTCTTTTTGTCCACGTCAAAGAGTTCGGTCACAACGGTAAACTTTATGTTCCGACTTCAACGCACTGGAGAACCGCAACAGCTCCAGAAATCTTCTTCAAACACAGCCAACGCCCTGAAATTTCCGCATGCATtctttttgattcattttagaGCCATCAGAAAATTCACATTGTTGATTttggaattgtgaaaaaaatttgacagcttataGAAAAGTCATCAGAACCTAAGAGCTCTTAGATCTGAACGCTTGAAAAAAGTAACGCtcaaatcgacggtaacatttcaaaaggcatcatgtacattttgacactttctgggttaatgcatattctaaaagtactcctaataagctacctctccaccaaaaatgagcaaaagttacttttgtaaAGTCtgattaatcatgattttaaataaagtaacataaacaaaatctctgccatcagcagtccctgtttatatagccctgtcaacctgtcaaacaaaagactacataaacctcgtgacgaaaaaaaagcatcatgaacaaagcgccatgtacattcg
Coding sequences:
- the LOC120414240 gene encoding DNA repair protein complementing XP-C cells homolog; this translates as MNRARRSVTVKKKVATPPANSDDDFESEEVEESGADFSASEDEWLPGDKRKKGGTESDGEESAEVDEDEEEEDPSGDGSGSDESVVATKKAKVKRSGKGSPKQPAKKKRMSPKTRDELYSRTKKYLLKERDPELPPLNSSVSDILKSCQFQKKKNFSASQAEPNRLKPVARNDESESSGDEHLINPEKLDLNSDFFNRQEKLEERAVAVPQFDCNAGMNLSDSSDGEEASEGKLPASIPKLAADQLISKINESSSGFMNFNNLGEFNKKIQEAKDMLKNYQTKESQEGKDEDVSNLLALGEAEVGASPGKMGQASQPGIESEESDWEEVEEARKSQASEGKAAGDADYQITVEVEGTKSKKKRWEEIEMELYIKRQINKVKREKQLAYHKSSVLCCIAEGRKLNEIVGSGRVQAMMLSCMQAKQCMLKGKVDLKFVDQLMSWFKDTFQLTSQQMLGEKQSSLKFTLALELFTRKVSCKRNYVLLFLACLRAAGIHCRLVISANAPPKRPAMKDLCPISERQLIEQFEREFKGKVRSGEDSTVDTSVKEEDTTVEVKEEAKEEVEEKQSDKKPAKSSRVPKVLIEKLDVKTNETAETSSDKKPARSSRIPKVLVEKLEVKTRSRSRSQTAKADEQSRKLRFSPEPELLGAEPKSATPSPSKENPKTRKSILKARASPRNASRKALNTLNIPQLDGMDDIPASSPRRRNLRSHDKAAKLETSNDLPFTKRNTNTPQATTSKQITKQPGRVSKRKLFTTTKTVEPEAEPVKKPKPTKNQILSSDSESEPPKSQSSPALSKKRKAKSTAKADPESDDSDFEPVGDKRKRVAAKRTRVRSETPEVKKKKSAPARKGKKKVEVVDKEADISNSAVASKTDVWIEFYAEKEKQWKTVDLFAGKVDCAEYLARHATAPISYVFGFDNAGHIKDVTPRYVQHWNTVCRKSRVEQKWLEKALKPFLPEKSDRDEQENAELNKIDLDKPLPTTIAECKNHPLYVLKRHLLKFEALYPVEVPSLGFVRGEAIYARECVFVLQTREKWYKQGRIVKPFETAYKVVKCWRYDKEKNEWLSNQPCDIFGIWQTDEYDPPTAENGVVPRNEYGNVELFTPKMLPKKTVHLQLPGLNRVCRRLGIDCAPALTGFEKARMRMIPVYDGFVVCEEFGDQVTEEWYKEMEEEERREQEKLEKRVYGNWKKLIRGVLVRRKLQNKYNFDNL